Proteins from a single region of Chryseobacterium sp. T16E-39:
- a CDS encoding GH92 family glycosyl hydrolase: protein MKSLFSTFFLLLNAMAFSQNPSPADYVNPLMGTQSKPELSNGNTYPAIGLPWGMNIWTPQTGKMGDGWAYTYDADKIKGFKQTHQPSPWMNDYGAFAIMPGVGKLKFKEEDRASWFSHKAEIAKPYFYSVYLADINVTTEFTPTERAAFFKFDFPKTDSAYVVIDALNKGSYIKILPKQRKIIGYTTKHARGKYENFKNYFVVQFDKDFDVTTAWKDDKLVNDQLEITSDHAGAVVGFKLKNKESVYAKVASSFISFEQAELNLKREIADRSFDQVKDNAKDVWNKTLGRIEVKGGTDQQMRTFYSSLYRTLFFPQKLYEIDAQNKVKHWSPYNSKILDGKMFAGTGFWDTFRALYPFLNLVYPSINAEMQEGLANAYKEGGFLPEWSSPGYSDIMIGNNSASVVADAYIKGLRGYDIETLWQAVKHGANNEGPIEAVGRKGVEYYNTLGYVPYDVKINENAARTLEYAYDDFSIYQLGKALGKPASEIDIYKKRAYNYKNMFDPETGLMRGKNKDGKFQSPFNPFKWGDAFTEGNSWHYTWSVFQDIDGLAKLMGGKKKFEAKLDEVFSLPPVFDDSYYGSVIHEIREMQIMNMGQYAHGNQPIQHMIYLYNYAGAPYKTQYWARQVMDKLYHATPDGYCGDEDNGQTSAWYVFSALGFYPVTPATDQYVLGAPLFKEATVHLENGKKIEIKAPDNNDQKIYVKSLNMNLKPYSKNWVSHKELIKGAILDFKMDSQPNKERGSEEKDFPYSMSKE from the coding sequence ATGAAGTCTTTATTTTCAACTTTTTTTCTTTTATTGAACGCGATGGCTTTCAGCCAGAATCCATCTCCTGCGGATTATGTGAATCCATTGATGGGAACCCAATCTAAACCAGAGCTTTCCAATGGAAATACCTATCCTGCAATCGGACTTCCCTGGGGGATGAATATCTGGACGCCACAAACCGGTAAGATGGGTGACGGATGGGCTTATACTTATGATGCAGATAAGATCAAGGGTTTTAAACAGACACATCAGCCTTCTCCATGGATGAATGATTACGGAGCTTTTGCAATTATGCCGGGAGTGGGAAAACTAAAGTTTAAGGAAGAAGACCGTGCAAGTTGGTTCAGCCATAAAGCAGAAATTGCTAAGCCCTATTTTTACAGTGTTTATCTGGCAGACATTAATGTTACTACAGAATTTACACCCACGGAAAGAGCTGCTTTTTTCAAATTTGATTTCCCTAAAACCGACAGTGCTTATGTTGTAATTGATGCATTAAATAAAGGTTCTTATATTAAAATTCTTCCAAAGCAAAGAAAAATTATTGGGTATACTACTAAACATGCGAGAGGGAAATATGAAAACTTTAAAAATTACTTTGTTGTTCAGTTCGATAAAGATTTTGATGTAACAACGGCCTGGAAGGATGATAAATTGGTCAATGATCAACTTGAAATTACCAGCGATCATGCCGGAGCTGTCGTTGGATTTAAACTTAAAAATAAAGAATCGGTCTATGCAAAAGTTGCCTCGTCATTCATCAGTTTCGAACAGGCAGAATTGAATCTTAAAAGAGAAATAGCAGACCGTAGTTTTGATCAGGTAAAAGATAATGCGAAAGACGTTTGGAATAAAACGCTGGGAAGAATAGAAGTAAAAGGAGGAACGGATCAGCAAATGAGAACGTTTTATTCCTCTTTGTACCGCACCTTGTTTTTCCCTCAAAAATTGTATGAGATCGATGCTCAGAATAAAGTGAAGCACTGGAGTCCGTACAACAGTAAGATTCTTGATGGGAAAATGTTTGCAGGAACCGGTTTTTGGGATACATTCCGTGCGCTATATCCATTTCTGAATTTAGTATATCCAAGTATTAATGCAGAGATGCAGGAAGGCCTTGCCAATGCTTACAAAGAAGGTGGATTTTTACCGGAATGGAGCAGTCCGGGATATTCCGATATTATGATTGGAAATAATTCAGCTTCTGTAGTTGCAGATGCTTATATCAAGGGACTACGCGGTTATGATATTGAAACGTTATGGCAGGCTGTAAAACATGGTGCTAATAACGAAGGGCCTATTGAAGCTGTTGGTCGTAAAGGGGTTGAGTATTACAATACTTTAGGTTATGTTCCATATGATGTGAAAATCAATGAAAATGCGGCGAGAACTTTAGAGTATGCCTACGATGATTTTTCGATCTATCAATTAGGAAAAGCTTTAGGGAAACCTGCTTCGGAAATTGATATTTATAAAAAACGGGCTTATAATTATAAGAATATGTTTGATCCTGAAACAGGATTGATGCGTGGTAAAAATAAAGACGGAAAATTTCAGTCACCGTTTAATCCTTTTAAATGGGGAGACGCCTTTACAGAAGGAAACAGCTGGCATTATACCTGGTCGGTTTTCCAGGATATTGATGGTTTGGCAAAATTGATGGGGGGTAAAAAGAAATTTGAAGCAAAGCTGGATGAGGTATTCTCACTTCCGCCGGTTTTTGATGACAGTTATTATGGTAGTGTGATCCATGAGATCCGTGAAATGCAGATTATGAATATGGGGCAGTACGCCCACGGAAATCAGCCTATTCAGCATATGATCTATTTGTATAACTATGCCGGAGCACCCTATAAAACACAATATTGGGCGAGACAGGTAATGGATAAATTATATCATGCAACACCTGATGGTTATTGTGGAGATGAAGATAACGGGCAGACTTCCGCGTGGTATGTTTTCTCTGCATTAGGATTTTATCCGGTTACACCTGCGACTGATCAGTATGTATTAGGAGCTCCTTTATTTAAAGAAGCAACTGTACATCTTGAAAATGGTAAAAAAATTGAAATAAAAGCACCGGACAATAACGACCAGAAAATATATGTAAAATCATTGAATATGAATCTTAAGCCTTATTCCAAAAACTGGGTGAGCCATAAAGAGTTGATAAAAGGAGCTATTTTGGATTTTAAAATGGATAGCCAACCTAACAAGGAAAGGGGATCAGAGGAAAAAGATTTTCCTTATTCAATGTCTAAAGAATAA
- a CDS encoding phosphoheptose isomerase, with product MSAEKKEIFEKVEKMLTAQGFNLAAKDETRPWGGFFVIDENQAQDFANQYFDGIDVESLKIGGKLSPKILIVAPQARLSWQYHHRRAEIWQVVEGIVGIKKSDTDEEGELKEYNPKDQIKLQQGERHRLIGLDGWGVVAEIWQHTDASNPSDEDDIVRVQDDFGR from the coding sequence ATGAGTGCAGAAAAGAAAGAAATATTTGAGAAAGTAGAAAAGATGTTGACAGCTCAGGGGTTTAATCTTGCAGCTAAAGATGAAACAAGACCTTGGGGTGGTTTTTTTGTGATTGACGAAAATCAGGCGCAGGATTTTGCCAATCAATATTTTGATGGAATTGACGTGGAAAGCTTGAAAATAGGAGGGAAGTTAAGCCCAAAGATTCTGATTGTTGCACCTCAGGCCAGATTGAGCTGGCAGTATCACCACAGAAGAGCAGAAATCTGGCAGGTGGTAGAAGGGATCGTAGGAATCAAGAAAAGTGATACAGATGAAGAAGGAGAATTGAAAGAATACAACCCGAAAGATCAGATCAAACTTCAGCAGGGAGAGAGACACAGGTTGATAGGATTAGATGGCTGGGGAGTTGTTGCTGAGATCTGGCAGCATACTGATGCATCCAATCCATCAGATGAGGATGATATTGTAAGAGTACAGGATGATTTCGGAAGATAA
- a CDS encoding glycoside hydrolase family 97 protein, with the protein MKKNILCFCISILSVIITNGQELTSPNNQLKLNFKVEAEGTPYYSLNYKDKAIVKESQLGFVLKPSYSYFSEFKVEGVDYSTSNKIWKPVWGPNKEIVDHYNEMLVHLIQNKTGWKLDIRFRLFDDGLGFRYEFPVQKDLRHFTISSEKTSFNLGKDYKTFWIPADYDTNEFPVTTSKLSEISKLIDEVRKEPLAAKAPSATLAVQTPLMLKSQDGIYINIHEAALTNFAAMTLNLDEKNFILSSNLTPDKNGDRGFIQTGSVSPWRTMIISNDARDILSSNLIVNLNEPSKIEDTSWIKPTKYIGVWWEYFTGGGSTWAYSDDQDVRIGQTDYKTLKPNGRHGANTQHVKEYIDFASENGFDAVLVEGWNEGWEDNQAYRKEHIYSFTKAYPDFDVKELQAYAKAKNVKIIMHHETTSSVVDYEKQLKDAFQFMHDNGYAAVKTGYVGPMIPRSEYHDSQWMVNHYNYVAEMAAKYHIMVDSHEAVRPTGLYRTYPNWIAQESARGTEFESFNGNRPDHTTILPFTRLIGGPMDYTPGIFEGDLSVYGNNKAQLSSTLTKQLALYITMYSPLQMAADLIDNYKKYPDAFQFIKDVAVDWDASYILEAEPGDYITIARKAKNKEEWFVGSITDENPRETTVDLSFLPKNQKFEAIVYKDGKDASWNHHPKSYEISRQYVKSNTKLKIKVAPGGGFAISIKPLK; encoded by the coding sequence ATGAAAAAAAATATTCTATGCTTTTGTATAAGTATCCTGTCTGTAATCATTACGAACGGGCAGGAGCTTACTTCTCCCAATAACCAGCTAAAACTAAACTTTAAGGTCGAAGCAGAAGGAACTCCATATTATTCTTTGAATTATAAGGATAAAGCGATTGTAAAGGAGAGCCAGTTAGGATTTGTTTTAAAGCCATCTTATTCCTATTTCTCAGAATTTAAAGTAGAGGGGGTTGATTATTCTACCTCCAATAAAATCTGGAAACCGGTTTGGGGGCCTAATAAAGAAATAGTTGATCATTACAATGAAATGCTTGTCCATTTAATCCAGAATAAAACAGGTTGGAAGCTGGATATCAGATTCAGGCTCTTTGACGATGGATTAGGCTTCAGATACGAATTCCCTGTTCAAAAGGATTTAAGACATTTTACGATCAGCAGTGAGAAAACCAGTTTTAATTTAGGAAAGGATTATAAAACATTTTGGATTCCCGCAGATTATGATACCAATGAGTTTCCTGTGACAACGTCAAAATTGTCTGAAATTTCGAAATTGATTGATGAGGTTCGAAAAGAACCATTGGCAGCAAAAGCACCAAGTGCCACTCTTGCAGTCCAGACACCACTCATGCTGAAATCACAAGATGGAATTTATATCAATATTCATGAAGCGGCTCTGACAAATTTTGCGGCAATGACCCTTAATCTTGATGAGAAAAACTTTATCCTGTCTTCCAATCTGACGCCGGATAAAAATGGCGATCGAGGATTTATCCAAACAGGTTCGGTAAGTCCATGGCGTACCATGATCATCAGTAATGATGCAAGGGATATTTTATCCTCTAACCTTATTGTTAATCTTAATGAGCCAAGTAAAATTGAAGATACCTCATGGATAAAACCGACAAAATATATTGGAGTGTGGTGGGAATATTTTACGGGTGGAGGCTCTACGTGGGCATACTCAGATGATCAGGATGTCAGAATTGGCCAGACAGACTATAAAACGCTCAAACCAAATGGAAGACATGGGGCTAATACCCAACATGTTAAAGAATATATTGATTTTGCTTCAGAAAATGGATTTGATGCTGTTTTAGTGGAAGGATGGAATGAAGGCTGGGAAGATAATCAGGCCTACAGAAAAGAACATATTTATAGTTTTACAAAAGCATATCCGGATTTTGATGTAAAAGAGTTGCAGGCATATGCTAAGGCTAAGAACGTAAAGATTATTATGCATCACGAGACAACATCTTCCGTAGTGGATTATGAAAAACAGTTAAAAGATGCATTCCAGTTTATGCATGATAATGGGTATGCTGCGGTAAAGACAGGATATGTAGGGCCAATGATTCCCCGAAGTGAATATCATGACAGCCAATGGATGGTGAATCATTATAATTATGTTGCAGAAATGGCCGCGAAATACCATATTATGGTTGATTCTCATGAAGCCGTACGTCCAACGGGTTTATACAGAACTTATCCCAATTGGATTGCCCAGGAATCAGCCCGGGGAACGGAATTTGAATCTTTCAATGGTAACCGTCCGGATCATACAACCATATTACCATTCACCCGATTAATCGGAGGTCCAATGGATTATACACCAGGGATATTTGAAGGAGATTTATCGGTTTATGGTAATAACAAAGCTCAATTAAGTTCGACACTTACAAAACAGCTGGCTTTGTATATTACAATGTATAGTCCACTACAAATGGCAGCGGACCTCATTGATAATTATAAAAAATATCCTGATGCATTTCAGTTTATAAAAGACGTTGCAGTGGATTGGGATGCTTCTTATATTCTTGAAGCCGAACCTGGAGATTACATCACGATAGCCAGGAAAGCAAAAAATAAAGAGGAGTGGTTTGTTGGAAGTATCACGGATGAAAACCCGAGAGAGACTACAGTTGATTTGTCATTTCTTCCAAAGAATCAAAAATTTGAAGCAATAGTTTATAAAGATGGAAAAGACGCCAGCTGGAATCATCATCCTAAAAGTTATGAGATCTCCAGACAATATGTAAAATCAAATACTAAATTGAAAATAAAAGTGGCTCCGGGCGGAGGATTTGCAATAAGTATAAAGCCCTTAAAATAA
- a CDS encoding sugar porter family MFS transporter, whose amino-acid sequence MKQSVNSSIIYKATLVASVGGLLFGYDTAVISGAIGFMRTYYHLSDLMTGWVASCALLGCILGVMYSGKLSDRIGRKKVLMLSGLLFTISSVGTSFAPNLWIFVVFRIIGGMGIGVASMLSPMYISEMAPAAIRGRLISIFQLGIVSGILVIYFVNAYIAGIHDESWNISTGWRWMFGSGVTPSVIFILLLLTVPESPRWLVGQKRETEALAILNTINGSIIAQQELNSIQESLKNEKPFSLTALKEPKLKRALGIGILLATFSQITGINAIMYYAPEIFKSTGVGSDSAFMQTVLVGIINVAFTFVAIKYVDIWGRKKLLLLGISGMAVCLFIIGFAFFKQQQGYLILIAILGYIACFAMSLGPLAFVVIAEIFPTKARGTAMSVATFFLWLAVFLVSQTFPVLIGSIGNAYTFWLYMVIAVIAFLFIWKKVPETKGKTLEEIEESL is encoded by the coding sequence ATGAAACAATCTGTAAATTCATCTATCATTTATAAGGCAACTCTTGTGGCATCCGTAGGAGGGCTACTATTTGGTTACGATACAGCTGTCATTTCAGGAGCGATTGGATTTATGCGAACCTATTATCATTTGTCAGATCTTATGACAGGTTGGGTTGCTTCTTGCGCTTTGCTCGGTTGTATCCTTGGTGTAATGTATTCCGGGAAACTGAGCGATCGGATCGGTCGTAAAAAGGTATTGATGTTATCGGGGTTACTGTTTACGATTTCATCTGTCGGAACTTCATTCGCTCCCAATTTATGGATATTTGTAGTATTTCGTATTATAGGAGGTATGGGTATTGGTGTTGCTTCGATGTTATCTCCTATGTATATTTCAGAAATGGCACCTGCAGCTATACGAGGGCGTCTAATCTCCATATTCCAGCTTGGGATCGTAAGTGGCATTCTGGTTATTTATTTTGTGAATGCTTACATTGCAGGGATACATGATGAAAGCTGGAATATTTCTACGGGATGGCGATGGATGTTTGGTTCAGGAGTTACTCCTTCTGTCATCTTCATTCTGTTGCTCCTGACTGTTCCCGAGAGTCCACGTTGGTTGGTGGGACAAAAAAGAGAAACGGAAGCTTTGGCAATTCTCAATACCATCAACGGATCCATAATTGCTCAACAGGAATTGAATTCTATTCAGGAATCTTTAAAGAATGAAAAACCATTTTCGCTAACCGCTCTTAAAGAACCCAAGTTAAAAAGAGCATTGGGTATTGGGATATTACTGGCTACATTCTCCCAAATTACCGGCATCAATGCTATTATGTATTATGCCCCGGAAATTTTCAAATCAACAGGAGTGGGATCAGATTCTGCATTCATGCAAACCGTCCTTGTCGGGATTATCAATGTTGCTTTTACTTTTGTAGCTATAAAATATGTAGATATCTGGGGACGTAAGAAACTCTTGCTTCTTGGTATTTCTGGTATGGCTGTTTGCCTGTTTATTATAGGTTTTGCCTTTTTCAAACAACAACAGGGTTATCTGATCCTTATAGCCATTTTGGGATATATTGCATGTTTTGCAATGTCGCTTGGCCCCCTCGCTTTTGTGGTCATTGCAGAAATTTTTCCCACAAAGGCTCGTGGTACCGCCATGTCTGTTGCCACTTTCTTTCTGTGGCTGGCTGTTTTTTTAGTTTCGCAGACTTTTCCTGTCCTTATTGGAAGTATCGGCAACGCTTACACTTTTTGGTTATATATGGTCATTGCCGTCATAGCCTTCTTATTTATCTGGAAAAAAGTACCTGAAACCAAAGGAAAAACTCTTGAAGAAATAGAAGAATCTTTATAA
- a CDS encoding class I mannose-6-phosphate isomerase yields the protein MKSNFNKFPVIEIKDHHCFAGWENITENIKENNPKLIAIECYPGVFLEELISSLQGLLQPKLLINTHQAMKTEAEIATMVQPYVTDDPVFGYLTSLQLEDYFDFAKIADLRSLMSGTDGSIIIIGPGAALITEHADLAIYADMPRWEIQMRFRKNTACNLGRTNYTDSFSYQYKHAYFVDWRVADLYKKQILDKCQFILDTTIPYKPKMISTGALFDALRQTVNTPFRVVPFFDPGPWGGQWLKEVCDLDRSLPNYAWGFDCVPEENSLLLGFGHDIVEIPSSNLVFFQPEALLGKEVYEGFGDEFPIRFDFLDTMEGGNLSLQVHPLKEYIKEKFGMPYTQDESYYMLDAKEGAFVYLGLKENVNPELMMKELEAAQYDHIPFDAEKHVQKWQVRKHDHVSIPAGTVHCSGANSVVLEISATPYIFTFKLWDWGRMGLDGKPRPISLDHGKNVIQWDRTTSWTKENILNLTEPVAEGDGWREERTGLDELSFIETRRHWFTKKVVHHTRGVVNVLNLVDGREIIVESPDHSFEPYIIHYAETFIVPAHIGTYTISPHGESEGKECVTIKASIRTSMISQKVLKQTL from the coding sequence ATGAAATCAAATTTTAATAAATTTCCAGTCATTGAAATAAAAGACCATCATTGTTTCGCAGGTTGGGAAAATATTACTGAAAATATAAAAGAAAACAATCCAAAACTCATTGCAATTGAGTGTTATCCCGGTGTATTTCTAGAAGAACTGATCAGTTCGTTACAAGGTTTATTACAGCCCAAATTACTGATCAATACACATCAAGCCATGAAAACGGAAGCTGAAATAGCAACGATGGTACAGCCTTATGTAACTGATGATCCTGTATTCGGCTATTTGACGTCTCTTCAACTGGAAGATTATTTTGATTTTGCTAAAATTGCAGATTTGCGAAGCCTCATGAGTGGGACTGATGGTAGTATCATCATTATAGGACCTGGTGCAGCCTTAATTACAGAGCATGCTGATCTTGCTATTTATGCGGATATGCCACGGTGGGAAATACAAATGCGCTTCAGAAAAAATACGGCTTGTAATCTGGGAAGAACCAATTATACTGACTCTTTCTCTTACCAATACAAGCATGCTTACTTTGTAGACTGGCGTGTCGCTGATCTTTACAAAAAACAAATACTGGATAAGTGTCAGTTTATATTGGACACAACCATACCTTATAAGCCTAAAATGATAAGTACTGGGGCTTTGTTTGATGCCTTGCGACAAACCGTAAATACTCCATTCAGAGTCGTTCCGTTCTTTGATCCGGGACCATGGGGAGGCCAATGGTTAAAAGAAGTTTGTGATCTGGACAGAAGTCTTCCCAATTATGCATGGGGATTTGACTGCGTTCCCGAAGAAAATAGTTTACTGTTGGGATTCGGCCATGATATTGTTGAAATACCTTCTTCCAATCTGGTTTTCTTCCAACCTGAAGCTTTGCTGGGGAAAGAAGTATATGAAGGGTTTGGGGATGAGTTTCCGATCCGGTTTGACTTTCTAGATACGATGGAGGGAGGTAATCTGAGTTTACAGGTACATCCATTGAAAGAGTATATCAAAGAAAAGTTTGGAATGCCTTATACACAGGATGAAAGCTATTATATGCTCGATGCTAAAGAAGGTGCTTTTGTATATTTGGGATTAAAAGAAAATGTTAACCCTGAATTAATGATGAAAGAACTGGAGGCAGCACAGTATGATCATATCCCTTTTGATGCAGAAAAGCATGTACAAAAATGGCAGGTCCGCAAACATGACCATGTATCTATACCTGCCGGAACTGTGCATTGTTCAGGAGCTAATTCAGTGGTATTGGAGATCAGTGCAACTCCTTATATTTTTACATTTAAGCTCTGGGATTGGGGTCGCATGGGACTGGATGGGAAACCACGCCCTATCTCTCTGGACCATGGTAAAAATGTTATTCAGTGGGATCGAACTACTTCATGGACAAAAGAAAATATATTAAACCTCACCGAGCCTGTTGCAGAAGGAGATGGCTGGAGGGAAGAACGAACGGGTCTTGACGAATTATCATTTATCGAAACAAGAAGACACTGGTTCACTAAAAAAGTAGTTCATCACACTCGGGGAGTAGTCAATGTGCTCAATCTGGTGGATGGCAGGGAAATTATTGTAGAAAGCCCTGATCATAGTTTTGAGCCTTACATCATTCATTATGCTGAAACTTTTATTGTTCCCGCACACATTGGAACCTATACTATTAGTCCTCATGGTGAGAGTGAAGGAAAAGAATGTGTAACCATTAAAGCGAGTATCCGGACTTCTATGATTTCACAAAAGGTTTTAAAACAGACTTTATGA
- a CDS encoding ROK family protein — protein sequence MSKPVIAIDMGGTRIKIGIVHDHTLISSTSIDANSGNGLRSRLPSIQEAVEKLVKQQELSFSDIGGLGIASPGIIDSQRKRVLSIDKKFGDAPDINLEDWCLSAFNLPFYIENDARSALLGEWKYGNAENNDNVVLMTLGTGVGSAAVIEGKLLRGKHFTAGILGGHSVINYKGSTCNCGNIGCVETEASTWNLMNIAQSESLSTSSVIDYEMIFKLAEEGHPIALEIRDQSLQAWSACAVNLIHAYDPEILVLTGGIMASSYFIIPYLQKHIETHSWTPWGKVKVTEGKFPGTAALLGIAYLINN from the coding sequence ATGTCAAAGCCAGTTATTGCCATAGATATGGGAGGTACGAGAATTAAAATTGGTATCGTGCATGATCATACTTTAATAAGCTCAACATCTATTGATGCCAATTCAGGAAATGGGCTCAGATCCAGACTTCCTTCTATTCAGGAAGCCGTAGAAAAACTAGTGAAACAGCAGGAGCTTTCTTTTTCTGACATTGGAGGATTGGGTATTGCTTCTCCAGGTATTATAGATAGCCAAAGGAAAAGAGTCCTTTCCATTGACAAGAAATTTGGAGATGCTCCTGATATCAATTTAGAAGATTGGTGCCTGAGTGCATTTAATCTTCCATTCTACATAGAAAATGATGCCCGGAGTGCCCTATTGGGAGAATGGAAATACGGCAATGCAGAAAACAATGACAATGTGGTTCTAATGACTTTGGGAACAGGAGTAGGAAGTGCTGCCGTGATAGAAGGAAAACTATTGAGAGGAAAGCATTTTACAGCTGGTATTTTGGGAGGACATTCTGTGATCAACTATAAAGGAAGCACATGTAACTGCGGCAATATAGGTTGTGTAGAAACAGAAGCTTCTACCTGGAATCTGATGAACATTGCACAATCAGAAAGTTTATCAACTTCCTCAGTAATTGATTATGAGATGATCTTCAAGCTGGCAGAAGAAGGACATCCTATAGCATTAGAGATCCGGGATCAAAGCTTGCAGGCATGGTCTGCATGTGCCGTTAACCTAATCCACGCCTACGATCCGGAAATACTGGTACTTACCGGTGGAATTATGGCCAGCAGCTATTTTATCATTCCCTATTTACAAAAGCATATTGAAACTCATTCATGGACCCCTTGGGGGAAAGTTAAAGTAACTGAGGGAAAATTTCCAGGTACGGCAGCTTTATTGGGAATCGCCTACCTCATCAACAACTAA